Within the Setaria viridis chromosome 3, Setaria_viridis_v4.0, whole genome shotgun sequence genome, the region CGCGTGCGTACGCGCTGGACCGCCTGGGCCTCGGTCCAacacgtttttttttttttgagtccCCTCTCGAAAAATTGTGCTTATGCCACTCCACTAATCACCGAATAGCATGAGATCAACAGCACGCAAAAGAGGTACAAAATTCAAGAGAAACTTGGATTTTTCAAGTGCTTCGAAGACAGTGCAACGAACATTCGAAATGATAACATGGGTACAATCAGTAAATAGTAAGACAGATTTACTTAATACCACGGACGTCATAAGCGTACACACAGTGCAGATATCTGTGTACCAAACCATGACTCGAGTTCAAACACACCACGACCTCAGTTCAGGAAAATAAAAACACAGCAGCATCAGCAATGCAGCTGCTCCAACCAGACAACGCGACCACGCGAGCTAGCGTCTGTCTCTCTTGCAATTTATTGACCATACTACTGACACCGACTCATTACTAAGAAGACACTAGTAGATTATACTAATAAACTCTCCTGATGGAGCATCATCAGAAGGCACCGTCCATGTCTGCTTCGTAGTAGCATCACCAGACTCCAAGCTCGAATCAACAGAGCAAGTGAGCAACACACCATATCTCCAAACCACCAATGTCACCGAGCTTACAGATTCTAGTTGCTTAGACCTTCTTccctccagcagctcctcctagAAGTAAAAGATGCAAGAGCCAGACACACAAGAATCAATAGACATGAAGAACGAAAAGAAACACGTGTGTAATTAGTTTATCCATGCAACAGTACTGACCATGGTTTCCTTACACCGATCGTTTGGATGTTTCAGGGTCATCCCGTCCCGGTGTGGCCCGGGCCAGCACAGGCTCCTCCCGGACCGTGTTCATTTGGGTTTCGGTTGATTGCTATTCGAAGTCTTCGTCGTACTCCCCGTCAGACAAGTCATCACCTTCCTGGAAGGCAGTGACATCGGCTGGGTAGCGGAGGATCCCGCCAATCCCACCAAATCCCCGGCAGAACTGAGAACCTTCCTGGGACTTGTTCGTGACGAACTCCAGCGTGCAGCCAAACTGGTGGTAGTTCTCGGCAAACCACTCAAGCAGCAGGGTGTTGTCGACGACCTCCAGTTCTCCAGATGTTGCTTCGTCAGTGAAGTTGCTCTGGTCAGCCTCCTGAGCAGGGTTAAGATACTTCACAATGGTTTCTCCTGTGGCACTGTTCTTGAGCTCATACCTCCTGACATCAAGGTTTTCCCACACGATCAGAGTTTCGACCGCTCCCATTTCCAGGGCTGTCATGGTGTCTTGCACACCGAGGACGTACTTCCCCGTGTCTTGGCTTATCTCCTCAAAGTACTTCCCGATCAGCTTCTTTTCTTGGACAAACTTGACATCAGATAAAACCTCAGCAGACATCTCGATGGCTTGGTTGAAGCCGCTATCCCCTCCATAGGACACGTCAATCATCTTGACTACCTTGGCCTGCAGACGCGGATCAAACATCTCAGATTTTCCCAGCTCGTTCTTGAAGTCAGCAGATCCAGCAAGAATGAGGCCCACGATGTTTGGCTGGTTGGTGGCTGGATTGATGAAGTACTGTGTTGCAAGCTCAGCAACTTTGCGCAGGTAATTGTGTCGCCTCTCCATGCGCAGACGGGCAAAGCGGACTGCAGATTGCCCACCTCGCCCATGCTTCTTTGGGAGATCCACACTAAACTTGTAAAGAACCTCCCTGCTGTTGCCACTCAGCGTGCCATACAGTGTTCCATTACCATCCATAACTATGAAACCAAATTTGTCATCAGATGCCAGAAGCTCATTCAGTGCCTCAGTGTGGAACTTGTTGTCGCAGAGATACAGGGAAGCATTAATGGGCCTAA harbors:
- the LOC117847254 gene encoding eukaryotic peptide chain release factor subunit 1-2, which codes for MGEGHEADKNIEIWRVKKLIKALDAARGNGTSMISLIMPPRDQISRVTKMLGDEYGTASNIKSRVNRQSVLAAITSAQQRLKLYNRVPPNGLVLYTGTIVTDDGKEKKVTFDFEPFRPINASLYLCDNKFHTEALNELLASDDKFGFIVMDGNGTLYGTLSGNSREVLYKFSVDLPKKHGRGGQSAVRFARLRMERRHNYLRKVAELATQYFINPATNQPNIVGLILAGSADFKNELGKSEMFDPRLQAKVVKMIDVSYGGDSGFNQAIEMSAEVLSDVKFVQEKKLIGKYFEEISQDTGKYVLGVQDTMTALEMGAVETLIVWENLDVRRYELKNSATGETIVKYLNPAQEADQSNFTDEATSGELEVVDNTLLLEWFAENYHQFGCTLEFVTNKSQEGSQFCRGFGGIGGILRYPADVTAFQEGDDLSDGEYDEDFE